A stretch of the Prochlorococcus marinus str. MIT 0918 genome encodes the following:
- a CDS encoding josephin produces MNQSIYLYLVNGERTGEGFWKIGATKNVDPLKSDKNFLECYRKELIGEDAAKEILMAIQLNIDTLINSCLNDGYEIPIPSEGISYDLPLSVIEEIFEFWLNLYKDPILFKKVVKLLKLKKNIDFTNPTIVKGIKGITAEWIKKLELLNKYRPPSATKSSSKDPMWVENQE; encoded by the coding sequence ATGAACCAATCTATTTATCTTTATTTAGTCAATGGGGAAAGAACAGGAGAAGGGTTCTGGAAAATTGGTGCAACAAAGAATGTAGATCCATTAAAATCAGACAAAAATTTCCTCGAGTGTTATCGCAAGGAACTAATTGGTGAAGATGCTGCCAAAGAAATTTTAATGGCTATTCAATTAAATATTGATACCTTAATAAATTCATGTTTGAATGATGGATATGAAATTCCAATTCCTTCTGAAGGCATATCGTATGATTTACCACTTTCTGTTATTGAAGAGATTTTTGAGTTTTGGTTAAACTTATATAAAGACCCTATATTATTTAAAAAAGTAGTTAAGCTTCTTAAGCTTAAAAAAAATATTGACTTTACAAATCCGACTATAGTTAAAGGAATAAAAGGAATCACAGCAGAATGGATAAAAAAACTCGAGCTGCTTAATAAATATAGACCTCCATCGGCTACTAAATCCTCTTCAAAAGATCCAATGTGGGTAGAGAATCAAGAATAA
- a CDS encoding glutathione peroxidase, which produces MLVNVSDTLVEASDGEKRKLGFYSGKVLLIVNVASLCGNTPQYADLQSLHNKYKDRGFAVLGFPCNDFGEQEPGTIPEIKEFCSTKYGVDFEIFNKVHAKGNTTEPYITLNKSDPQGDVSWNFEKFLIGKDSNVIARFQPNISPNNEELIAAIEMALDS; this is translated from the coding sequence ATGTTAGTAAACGTAAGTGACACTTTAGTCGAGGCTTCAGATGGTGAGAAGAGAAAACTAGGCTTCTACTCTGGAAAAGTACTTTTAATAGTTAATGTAGCTAGTCTTTGTGGTAATACACCTCAGTATGCAGACTTGCAGTCTCTTCATAATAAATATAAGGATAGAGGTTTTGCTGTATTAGGATTCCCCTGTAATGATTTTGGAGAGCAGGAACCAGGAACTATTCCTGAAATAAAAGAATTTTGTTCAACAAAATATGGGGTCGATTTTGAGATTTTTAACAAAGTTCATGCTAAAGGAAATACAACAGAGCCTTATATAACTTTAAATAAGTCAGATCCGCAAGGAGATGTAAGTTGGAATTTTGAAAAGTTTTTAATAGGCAAAGATTCCAATGTTATTGCAAGATTTCAGCCAAATATTAGTCCCAATAATGAAGAGCTTATAGCAGCTATTGAAATGGCTTTAGATTCCTAG
- a CDS encoding VTC domain-containing protein, translated as MRYERKFSINNTSLRHLDYFMISRGFTQHYPDRVISSFYYDTLSFDLFNQSEDGISKRNKYRIRYYNYNFKSLKYENKKKISDSGSKLTLDQTFIQKYNCYDVYFNKPFKQLNNIVIPECLHIKYFPKSYIEYKRSYYLSSDYKLRITLDHQIYFGAIQTKSKKVIVSRRVGNPTDVLEIKYDNFYEPEENFINELSTNFNMILSRHSKYCNSINLLYN; from the coding sequence ATGCGATACGAACGAAAATTCTCTATAAATAATACATCTCTAAGGCATTTAGATTACTTTATGATCTCAAGAGGTTTTACACAGCATTACCCTGATAGAGTTATATCTAGCTTTTATTATGATACTCTATCGTTTGATTTATTTAATCAATCAGAAGATGGAATATCAAAAAGAAACAAATATAGGATTAGATACTATAATTATAATTTTAAAAGCTTAAAATACGAAAACAAAAAGAAGATTTCTGATTCCGGATCTAAGCTTACATTAGATCAGACATTTATTCAAAAATATAACTGCTATGATGTATATTTTAATAAGCCATTCAAACAACTTAATAATATTGTAATTCCAGAATGTCTTCACATTAAATACTTTCCTAAAAGTTATATTGAATACAAAAGATCATATTATCTTTCATCTGATTATAAGTTAAGAATTACACTAGACCATCAAATATATTTCGGTGCAATACAAACCAAATCAAAAAAGGTTATAGTTTCTAGAAGAGTTGGCAATCCAACAGACGTACTGGAAATTAAATATGATAATTTTTATGAGCCTGAAGAAAATTTCATCAATGAACTTTCAACAAACTTCAACATGATCTTAAGTAGGCATTCTAAGTACTGCAATTCAATTAACCTTTTATATAATTAA
- the pstS gene encoding phosphate ABC transporter substrate-binding protein PstS, protein MIIVRNFFLFSSAFLLSSVITACGSSSNSNVRLSGAGATFPASIYTRWFSDLAKEGGPRVNYQAVGSGSGRKAFIDQTVNFGASDDPMKAKDIAKVDRGLVQIPMVGGTIAFGYNYDCDLMLTQEQAVRIAIGEITNWSQVGCPAGKLTWVHRSDGSGTTKAFTNSMQAFSKTWTLGTGKSVAWPIGIGGKGNAGVAGVIRNTTGAIGYVNQSYIKGVVKAAALQNLSGEFLKPDANSGAKALNGIELDQNLAGQNPNPSVRGAYPIATLTWILAYERGNREKADAIKTMLNYLLSDNTQGKAPALGFVPLNGEILSKARAAVKNISP, encoded by the coding sequence ATGATTATTGTTAGGAACTTTTTTTTATTTTCTTCTGCTTTTCTTTTGAGTAGTGTTATTACTGCTTGTGGTTCCTCTAGTAATTCAAATGTTCGTTTAAGCGGCGCAGGAGCGACTTTCCCAGCTTCAATTTATACTCGTTGGTTTTCTGATTTAGCAAAAGAAGGTGGCCCTAGAGTTAATTACCAGGCGGTTGGTTCTGGATCTGGCCGTAAAGCTTTTATTGATCAAACGGTTAACTTTGGAGCATCTGATGATCCAATGAAAGCAAAAGATATAGCAAAAGTAGATCGTGGCCTAGTTCAAATTCCTATGGTAGGAGGGACTATTGCCTTTGGTTACAACTACGATTGCGACCTTATGCTTACACAAGAGCAAGCTGTTCGTATTGCTATTGGTGAAATTACAAATTGGAGTCAAGTAGGTTGTCCTGCAGGTAAATTGACTTGGGTACATCGTTCAGATGGATCTGGAACAACTAAGGCTTTTACGAATTCAATGCAGGCATTTTCCAAAACTTGGACGTTAGGAACAGGGAAATCAGTAGCTTGGCCTATTGGTATTGGAGGTAAAGGTAATGCAGGAGTAGCGGGTGTTATTCGCAATACAACTGGGGCTATTGGATATGTTAATCAGTCTTATATTAAAGGAGTCGTTAAAGCAGCTGCTTTGCAAAACCTTTCAGGTGAATTCCTTAAGCCTGATGCAAACTCAGGTGCTAAAGCATTGAATGGGATTGAATTAGATCAAAATTTAGCAGGACAGAATCCAAACCCAAGTGTTAGAGGTGCTTATCCTATTGCTACTTTGACGTGGATACTTGCATATGAAAGAGGTAATAGGGAGAAAGCAGATGCTATTAAGACCATGCTTAACTACTTATTAAGTGACAATACTCAAGGGAAGGCTCCTGCTTTAGGGTTTGTTCCTTTAAATGGTGAGATTCTTTCCAAAGCACGTGCGGCTGTTAAAAACATTTCTCCTTAA
- a CDS encoding DUF4912 domain-containing protein, with product MNFSFRIKRKLKEVRNRILNKIVQRNSYISSRFLTNNLVKFNWTLSDFDKHQIHEKSIYCLCLRMFDITSGKSKNNSTCIMKEIEVNKKINELFTKPPVKDGKLLIEIGFRKPLGQWNILAFTTLDLGLRENLNLYPDDSWFYSSSKHSYDSMTIHERMYQLARLSRSGGSEKIQQK from the coding sequence ATGAACTTTTCCTTTCGGATTAAGAGAAAACTAAAAGAAGTTAGGAATCGAATACTTAATAAAATTGTTCAGAGAAATTCATATATTTCTAGTAGATTTTTGACTAATAATCTTGTCAAATTTAATTGGACGTTGAGTGATTTTGATAAACATCAAATACATGAAAAATCTATATATTGCTTATGTCTTCGGATGTTTGATATAACAAGTGGAAAATCTAAAAACAATTCAACTTGCATTATGAAGGAAATAGAAGTAAATAAGAAAATAAATGAGCTTTTTACTAAGCCACCTGTTAAAGATGGAAAACTATTAATAGAGATAGGCTTTAGAAAACCATTAGGACAATGGAATATTCTTGCATTTACAACATTAGATCTTGGCCTTAGAGAAAATCTAAATTTATATCCAGATGATTCTTGGTTTTATTCATCTTCAAAACACTCATATGATTCGATGACTATACACGAACGTATGTATCAGTTGGCTAGACTGTCAAGATCAGGTGGTTCAGAGAAAATACAGCAAAAGTAA
- a CDS encoding cytochrome b6f subunit family protein, which yields MNKENSLKAVGSKVNIDLAKIKDPIPSELLNDIASDPYGEIVDYKITDGTDIGVILKLKTGQKIWLFKEEVKGFDNELSIKKEQLYSTTNKRRAIPNKEISYIFNPINFLNWLISSLENVI from the coding sequence ATAAATAAAGAAAATTCACTAAAAGCAGTTGGATCCAAGGTCAATATAGACCTTGCTAAGATTAAAGATCCTATACCTTCTGAACTTTTAAATGATATAGCTTCAGATCCCTACGGAGAAATTGTGGACTATAAAATTACTGATGGAACTGACATAGGAGTTATATTAAAATTAAAAACTGGTCAAAAAATATGGTTATTCAAAGAGGAAGTAAAAGGTTTTGATAATGAACTAAGCATAAAAAAAGAACAATTATATTCAACAACAAATAAAAGAAGAGCTATTCCGAATAAAGAAATATCCTACATATTTAATCCTATAAATTTTTTAAACTGGTTAATTAGTTCACTTGAAAATGTTATTTAA
- a CDS encoding CotH kinase family protein codes for MRRILSNKNKLKISIRNRFTNNIFQSAKNISLVIISIEIILLGSIVTQEPSRTSMVLMNKIKDRIKERILWQFDTFYPSDYFNYLKELGASIIPINNVLPRADLNLKYKSMLALDCHRKTSNIIRTADTKLICPKKEWQEGDLIINKINYPIKLRAKGDRQIHRQSFKKMSFKVDIKGEKRYLGMEEFSMQMPIIRNYTMEIFASRLLRELNISSPRHRYIRLFINGEYIGIRHLEEAFSRELVESSKRRYGPIFSLEENTSIIFEESRFDLHDSNYWNKSDLELVQKVRAILEESKVNQDVINKYFDLDLWAKYFATLDALNLFHGTYPKSVKFYFNPITGLIEPIFYDGHMYSGRGFDNFNFYQLINKNNNNLVYCGDFCGRNRLFFKRFFGDNKNPNVNFYERYIKELNQISSLSTVENIMTPIWSNLSKERGYLYKNFWKIDRQEKAGIMPHIAPWAVVKERLKSIRNKIYKAKTERPLIGIDNNKNKIMLLNQYSEVPQLLNIYCNNDKSNSILLIKGVKNYYNINSLASCGLSNAYYSLNGESRKSKIKLISSYTINLNINENLSNINLISNNRQDYIFSKRLTRFTENTYLTNKDITFEKSAGICLEPNVNLYIKDSNVIFNGNKLEPNIITRCKTNQINNNKSGSVVIQDSIINGGELHISYLSEPNLEMKTLYGSINFIESRLKLKDLKVFNSNSEDSVNFINSNIDIENITVEDAKSDAIDSDYSTFKIGKIICNRIGNDCLDLSFSKGYVKNLIANAIGDKALSIGESSNISLEDVEVKTSEIGIVSKDSSSLEIKNYKYTGVKLPIAAYIKKAEFSSPSIEVERINPYNKIDWLFSADTNLIIEGVKQNSKISSQSIEDRLYGSEYGIKTKR; via the coding sequence ATGAGAAGAATTTTAAGCAATAAAAATAAACTAAAAATTAGTATTAGAAATAGATTTACTAATAATATTTTTCAGTCTGCGAAGAATATTTCTCTTGTAATAATATCTATAGAGATTATTCTTTTAGGATCAATTGTTACACAAGAGCCATCGAGAACATCAATGGTATTGATGAATAAAATAAAAGATAGAATAAAGGAAAGGATATTATGGCAATTTGATACTTTTTATCCTAGTGACTATTTTAATTATTTAAAAGAATTAGGAGCATCTATAATACCAATCAATAATGTATTGCCAAGAGCTGACCTTAATCTTAAATACAAATCAATGTTAGCTCTTGATTGTCATAGGAAAACTTCAAATATAATAAGAACAGCAGATACAAAATTAATATGTCCAAAGAAAGAATGGCAAGAAGGAGATTTAATAATTAATAAAATTAACTATCCAATAAAGTTAAGGGCAAAGGGAGACAGGCAAATACATAGGCAAAGTTTCAAGAAGATGAGTTTTAAAGTAGATATAAAGGGAGAAAAGAGATATTTAGGGATGGAAGAGTTCTCTATGCAAATGCCTATAATAAGGAATTATACAATGGAGATATTTGCATCTAGACTACTTCGTGAATTAAACATAAGTAGTCCTAGGCATAGATATATTAGGCTATTTATAAATGGAGAATATATTGGAATAAGACATTTAGAAGAAGCATTTTCTAGGGAGCTAGTTGAATCATCTAAAAGGAGATATGGTCCTATATTTTCATTAGAAGAAAACACATCAATAATATTCGAAGAAAGTCGCTTTGATCTTCACGATTCAAACTATTGGAATAAGAGCGATCTAGAACTTGTGCAAAAAGTACGAGCTATACTAGAAGAATCTAAAGTTAACCAGGATGTAATTAATAAATACTTTGATCTTGATTTATGGGCAAAATATTTTGCTACTCTTGACGCTCTTAATTTATTTCACGGAACATATCCTAAAAGTGTAAAATTCTATTTCAACCCTATAACTGGACTAATAGAACCAATATTTTATGATGGTCATATGTATTCAGGAAGAGGTTTTGATAACTTTAATTTTTACCAATTAATAAACAAAAACAATAATAATCTTGTTTATTGTGGAGATTTTTGTGGAAGAAATAGATTGTTTTTCAAAAGATTCTTTGGCGATAATAAAAACCCTAATGTAAACTTCTATGAGAGATATATTAAAGAATTAAATCAAATATCATCATTAAGTACGGTAGAGAATATTATGACTCCAATATGGAGTAATTTATCAAAAGAGAGAGGATACCTATATAAAAACTTCTGGAAAATAGATCGCCAGGAAAAGGCTGGGATAATGCCTCATATAGCTCCCTGGGCTGTTGTTAAAGAAAGGCTTAAAAGCATTCGCAATAAAATATACAAGGCAAAAACAGAAAGACCTCTTATAGGAATTGATAATAATAAAAATAAAATCATGCTTCTTAATCAATATTCTGAGGTTCCTCAATTATTAAATATATACTGCAATAATGATAAATCTAATTCAATTCTATTGATTAAAGGAGTTAAGAACTACTATAATATAAATAGTCTAGCTTCATGTGGATTATCAAATGCCTATTACAGTCTAAATGGTGAAAGCAGAAAATCTAAGATAAAACTTATCAGTTCATATACAATTAATTTAAATATAAATGAAAACCTATCTAATATTAATTTAATATCAAATAATAGACAAGATTATATCTTTAGTAAAAGACTAACTAGATTTACGGAAAATACTTATTTAACTAATAAAGATATTACCTTCGAAAAGTCTGCTGGAATATGCCTAGAACCAAATGTAAATTTATACATAAAAGATTCTAATGTAATATTCAATGGGAATAAACTGGAACCAAATATAATAACTCGATGCAAAACCAATCAAATAAATAACAATAAATCTGGTTCAGTTGTTATTCAAGATAGCATTATTAATGGTGGAGAGTTACATATAAGTTACCTAAGTGAACCGAATTTAGAAATGAAGACTCTATATGGATCAATTAATTTTATTGAATCAAGACTTAAACTTAAGGATCTCAAGGTATTTAACTCTAATTCAGAAGATTCTGTTAATTTCATAAATTCTAATATAGATATAGAAAATATTACAGTTGAAGATGCAAAATCTGATGCCATAGATTCAGACTATTCTACATTTAAAATAGGTAAAATAATATGCAATAGAATTGGCAATGATTGTCTGGACCTCTCATTCTCTAAAGGTTATGTAAAGAATCTAATCGCAAATGCAATAGGAGATAAAGCACTAAGCATAGGAGAAAGCTCAAATATTTCTCTAGAAGATGTTGAAGTTAAAACTAGTGAAATTGGTATAGTTAGTAAAGATTCATCAAGTTTAGAAATAAAGAATTATAAATATACAGGGGTTAAGTTGCCTATTGCTGCATATATCAAAAAAGCAGAGTTTTCCTCACCAAGTATTGAAGTAGAACGAATCAATCCATATAATAAGATTGATTGGTTATTTTCAGCAGATACAAATTTGATAATAGAAGGTGTTAAGCAGAACTCTAAAATATCATCACAAAGTATTGAAGATAGGCTATATGGTTCTGAGTATGGAATAAAAACAAAGCGGTAA
- a CDS encoding rhomboid family intramembrane serine protease yields MTIKIYRDDWQYAIPFLTILAFFISTDLLKVINKIDLAYISGALPYQIYRSFTSHFVHGNFGHLLANTFGIVVARYFFKQLSLKFNYLFLLLVLLIIPLHSFFQWLFDTYVLHNSHSVLIGFSGIIYAVYAFIFLSSIYGKKYFLGINIDLLSDFNVFRSMRILILIGFLWSLLPNISFSGHLTGFIIGLILFLA; encoded by the coding sequence GTGACTATTAAGATTTATAGAGATGACTGGCAATATGCCATCCCTTTCCTTACAATTTTAGCTTTTTTTATATCAACAGATTTATTAAAGGTCATTAATAAGATTGATTTAGCTTATATTTCTGGGGCCTTACCTTATCAGATATATAGATCATTTACTTCACATTTTGTTCATGGAAACTTTGGACATCTTCTTGCTAATACTTTTGGAATAGTAGTTGCTAGATATTTCTTTAAGCAATTATCTCTTAAATTTAATTATTTGTTCCTCTTGCTCGTTTTGTTAATAATTCCTTTGCATTCATTCTTTCAATGGCTTTTTGATACATATGTATTGCATAATAGCCACTCTGTATTAATAGGTTTTAGTGGAATTATTTATGCTGTATATGCATTTATTTTCTTGTCCTCCATTTATGGTAAAAAATATTTTCTAGGAATAAATATTGACTTGCTTAGTGACTTTAATGTTTTCAGATCAATGCGTATTTTAATATTAATAGGTTTCCTTTGGTCTCTCCTGCCTAACATAAGCTTCTCAGGTCACCTAACAGGTTTTATTATTGGATTAATACTTTTCCTTGCTTAA
- a CDS encoding DUF4956 domain-containing protein has translation MNELQENINLASNSISLGYIDGLKILLLAFVAGHLLRLIYKKYSTTFSSKNSFGNTILIVTISVAALIAVVKSSLALSLGLVGALSVVRFRTAVKEPYNLAFLLLSVCIGIAIGASQFVFAMMTFAVSAICIFLLYNLSSAKGNRSNDKTIDLDTIIVRLPPNSDVEAIYKTIELNSLYYSIQSFDQTNGEDITATFKIKFRDLNGFNSLRKSIMSNNEKASLTFLNSPSY, from the coding sequence ATGAATGAGCTCCAAGAAAACATTAACTTAGCAAGTAATTCAATTAGCTTAGGTTATATAGATGGTTTAAAGATATTGCTTTTAGCATTTGTTGCTGGACATTTACTCCGTTTAATTTATAAAAAATACTCGACAACATTTTCCTCTAAGAATAGCTTTGGTAATACCATACTTATAGTAACTATAAGCGTCGCTGCACTTATTGCTGTTGTTAAGTCGTCGTTAGCTTTATCACTTGGTCTAGTAGGTGCCTTATCTGTAGTAAGATTTAGAACAGCAGTTAAAGAGCCTTATAACCTAGCATTTTTACTGTTATCCGTATGTATAGGAATTGCTATAGGAGCTTCTCAATTCGTCTTCGCTATGATGACTTTTGCAGTATCAGCTATATGCATCTTTCTTCTATATAACTTATCATCGGCTAAAGGTAATCGTTCAAATGATAAAACAATTGATTTAGACACTATTATAGTAAGATTACCTCCAAATTCTGATGTAGAAGCAATTTATAAAACAATAGAATTAAACTCACTTTATTACTCAATACAATCATTTGATCAAACAAATGGTGAGGATATAACCGCAACATTTAAAATAAAGTTTAGAGATTTAAATGGATTTAATTCTTTAAGGAAATCAATAATGAGTAATAATGAAAAAGCTAGTCTAACCTTTTTAAACTCTCCATCCTATTGA